One genomic window of Luteitalea pratensis includes the following:
- a CDS encoding FAD-dependent oxidoreductase, translating into MTYRTAARSFSVAKDIPMRQITRIAIVAGACCAISGQTHVSPITTDVVVIGAGPGGLSTALEAGQRGLRVTVVDMSSVFGGTAVISEGALALVDTPLQRSQGIHDSPDLAFQDFVTWGDDPDLAWAKLYAERSRVDIHDWLTAMGVRFTSLRTPAGNSVARYHENPERGYGVVKPIYRECLRTEGITFEWNTRITNLTVRDGRVIGATGVRLRTGAAVEFRAQTVVMATGGFQSNAALVRQHWPGGPAPDRILLGSGVHSTGSGLDLAAKAGAAMTGLDRQWNYTWGFPDPRDRTGTRGVYIRIMSAIWVNQRGERFVDEVSSAKLQMADIARQPSGRYWAIFDAPGKASTVTAGTDWADPARVEHLIFGSPLVTSAPALLDLARAIGVPEDRLVASVERYNRHVESGRDEDFGRFGAGRDRGQLPLRRAPQAIRQRPFYAMPLYVLTRKSMGGVRIDASSRVLTARGEPIPGLFAVGEVSGFGGLNGKAGLEGTFIAPSMLQGRMVGRLLAPSPIARPLASVASVPAATMDSPAANERCVTWHFERVHRVVLDRAWTCTRCHKELAPFTAAAHRIDRMSQIDTCVTCHVTPQTR; encoded by the coding sequence ATGACGTACCGCACTGCGGCCCGGAGCTTCTCGGTGGCCAAGGACATCCCAATGCGACAGATCACGCGGATCGCGATCGTTGCCGGGGCCTGCTGTGCCATCTCCGGTCAGACACATGTCTCCCCGATCACGACGGACGTCGTCGTCATCGGAGCTGGCCCAGGCGGCTTGAGCACCGCGCTCGAGGCCGGACAACGCGGATTGCGGGTGACCGTCGTCGACATGAGCTCGGTGTTCGGCGGGACCGCCGTCATATCCGAGGGCGCCCTCGCGCTTGTCGACACGCCGCTACAACGATCACAGGGGATTCACGACTCTCCTGATCTCGCGTTCCAGGACTTCGTCACGTGGGGCGACGACCCCGACCTCGCGTGGGCAAAGCTGTACGCCGAGCGGTCACGCGTCGACATCCACGATTGGCTGACGGCCATGGGCGTGCGGTTCACCAGCCTCCGGACGCCTGCCGGCAATAGCGTGGCCCGCTACCACGAAAATCCGGAGCGCGGGTATGGGGTTGTGAAACCCATCTACCGCGAGTGCCTGCGCACTGAGGGCATCACCTTCGAGTGGAACACCAGGATCACGAACCTCACCGTCCGCGACGGGCGAGTCATCGGCGCGACGGGCGTGCGGCTCCGCACGGGCGCGGCCGTGGAGTTCCGGGCCCAGACCGTCGTGATGGCCACGGGAGGTTTCCAGAGCAATGCCGCCCTCGTGCGGCAGCACTGGCCTGGCGGCCCCGCACCGGACCGGATTCTGCTCGGGTCCGGCGTCCACTCGACCGGTTCCGGGCTGGACCTCGCCGCGAAGGCCGGGGCAGCCATGACCGGCCTTGACCGCCAGTGGAACTACACGTGGGGGTTTCCCGACCCTCGAGATCGCACCGGGACGCGAGGCGTGTACATCCGCATCATGTCGGCGATCTGGGTGAACCAGCGTGGCGAGCGGTTCGTGGACGAGGTCTCCAGCGCGAAGCTCCAGATGGCCGATATCGCGCGTCAACCGAGCGGTCGCTACTGGGCGATCTTCGATGCCCCGGGAAAGGCGTCCACTGTCACGGCCGGCACCGACTGGGCCGACCCCGCGCGCGTGGAGCACTTGATCTTCGGCAGCCCGCTGGTCACCTCCGCACCCGCGCTCCTGGACCTGGCACGCGCGATCGGCGTCCCGGAGGACAGGCTCGTGGCCTCGGTCGAGCGCTACAACCGGCACGTCGAATCCGGACGCGATGAGGATTTCGGACGCTTCGGCGCGGGACGGGATCGCGGGCAGTTACCCCTGAGGCGGGCACCGCAGGCGATCCGACAGCGTCCCTTCTACGCCATGCCGCTGTATGTGCTGACACGCAAGAGCATGGGTGGCGTGCGCATCGACGCGTCGAGCCGCGTCCTCACGGCCCGCGGTGAACCAATACCGGGCCTGTTCGCGGTGGGCGAAGTCTCCGGTTTCGGCGGCTTGAACGGCAAGGCCGGCCTCGAGGGCACCTTCATCGCTCCCTCGATGCTTCAGGGCCGCATGGTCGGGAGGCTGCTGGCCCCGTCTCCGATCGCGAGGCCACTCGCAAGTGTCGCCTCCGTTCCCGCGGCCACGATGGACTCCCCCGCCGCGAACGAGAGATGTGTGACCTGGCATTTCGAGCGGGTGCATCGCGTGGTGTTGGACCGTGCCTGGACCTGCACCCGTTGTCACAAGGAACTCGCACCGTTCACGGCCGCGGCACACAGGATCGACCGCATGTCGCAGATCGACACCTGCGTCACGTGCCACGTGACACCACAAACGAGGTGA
- a CDS encoding lipocalin-like domain-containing protein, with protein MDVAAPLGQSPTSIVGTWKVVTYEDRAADGTITRPYGEHPVGYFSYDPTGHLSVQIMRTPAPTPFPGMREGTGDGASYRDAFLAYVAYFGTYTVDIAKGTVTHHVEGSLRPDYTGTHQVRPFQIVRDQLSIEIRQDQRYLRRELIRVK; from the coding sequence GTGGACGTCGCTGCACCATTGGGTCAATCCCCCACGTCAATCGTCGGGACGTGGAAGGTCGTGACGTATGAAGACCGTGCAGCGGACGGAACGATCACCCGTCCTTACGGCGAGCATCCAGTCGGTTACTTCAGTTACGACCCCACGGGCCACTTATCCGTGCAAATCATGCGCACGCCCGCGCCAACGCCTTTTCCGGGAATGCGCGAGGGCACCGGCGACGGCGCCTCATACCGCGACGCCTTCCTGGCGTACGTGGCCTACTTCGGCACCTACACCGTGGACATCGCGAAAGGGACTGTGACGCACCACGTTGAGGGCAGCTTGCGCCCAGACTATACGGGAACCCATCAAGTGCGGCCGTTTCAGATCGTAAGAGATCAGTTGAGCATCGAGATCCGCCAGGATCAGCGGTACTTGCGACGTGAGTTGATCCGTGTGAAATAG
- a CDS encoding S41 family peptidase, with protein MGPQTLELAQTERLAGLARLWGAVKFFHPFLAYRDIDWDGALLKAIPGVKAARTPTEYRTAIDGMLAALGDPLTTAEATSTDDRPAPASPAEPVYFRLVDGHVVVHPGSWAQAMARGISPASAGQPQMMAEIAGAKGIVLDCRGDDSPPESMQWFYFNNFLNGLLPAILQGPVSLGSDRYRLHNGYAPQQGTSSGGYTSALLTETPDVILGQAKERKPVAVLIDGRTPELSAILSGVQAAGGAIVRVGSAGGSGGARTLQLPLPDGVVATVRLSEPVHPAGDPTLQPDVVLSNEAGAGEAGIRSAIDALNRPARERRAAALAPVLLGPKDNPYPAMPFPTEEYRLLALFRYWNVINYFFPYKHLIDKPWNTVLTEFIPRFVANTSELDYQMTIAEMVTRMQDSHGSARNLQALNDHLGAFAPAVRLVSAGGELTVAEVTDAEPTNAGGVARGDVIVSIDGQPVAERLAQLSKYRALSTPQSAYAYVYPAMLRGTKDTQVTVQARGIDGRVRDVMLSRTIPLASVSGMLPRKTPIYEVLPNGYGYIDLARLPNAEAHKALDAVLKTPAIVFDMRGYPNGTAWPLAPRLSSRTNVTAALFRRPLQSALNLDSSDLGSGAPDYAFAQKLPPAAGAIYQGKVVMLINEFAISQSEHTCLFFESATDVTFVGSPTNGANGDVTTLVLPGGIYVGFTGHDVRHADGRQLQRVGIQPHIKADPTPKGISEGRDDVLEAAIKHLDGVLRK; from the coding sequence GTGGGACCCCAGACGCTCGAGCTCGCCCAGACCGAACGGCTCGCCGGCCTCGCGCGACTCTGGGGCGCCGTGAAGTTCTTCCACCCCTTCCTCGCCTACCGGGACATCGATTGGGATGGCGCGCTCCTCAAAGCTATTCCCGGCGTCAAGGCGGCGCGCACGCCGACCGAGTACCGCACGGCAATTGATGGCATGCTCGCGGCGCTTGGGGATCCGCTGACCACAGCCGAGGCGACGTCGACAGACGACCGTCCCGCACCGGCGTCGCCGGCCGAACCGGTCTATTTTCGTCTCGTCGATGGCCACGTGGTCGTCCACCCCGGAAGCTGGGCGCAGGCGATGGCTCGAGGCATCAGCCCGGCGTCGGCGGGCCAGCCACAGATGATGGCCGAAATTGCAGGCGCCAAGGGCATCGTTCTTGATTGCCGTGGCGACGACTCTCCGCCCGAGAGCATGCAGTGGTTCTATTTCAACAACTTCCTCAACGGGCTGCTGCCCGCGATCCTGCAGGGGCCTGTTTCGCTTGGCAGCGACCGGTACCGGCTCCACAACGGTTATGCGCCGCAGCAGGGCACGTCGTCGGGCGGCTACACTTCTGCGTTGCTCACGGAGACACCGGACGTCATTCTCGGGCAGGCAAAGGAGCGGAAGCCCGTCGCCGTGCTCATCGACGGGCGAACGCCAGAGCTCTCTGCGATCCTGAGCGGAGTTCAGGCGGCAGGCGGAGCCATCGTCCGCGTGGGAAGCGCCGGAGGCAGCGGGGGCGCACGCACCCTGCAGCTGCCGTTGCCCGATGGTGTGGTCGCGACGGTCCGCCTGTCGGAGCCCGTCCACCCGGCAGGTGATCCGACGCTGCAGCCCGACGTCGTGCTGTCGAATGAGGCGGGCGCTGGCGAAGCCGGCATCCGGTCTGCGATCGATGCGTTGAATCGCCCCGCTCGTGAACGCAGAGCGGCGGCCTTGGCCCCCGTTCTGCTGGGACCGAAAGACAATCCTTACCCGGCGATGCCCTTTCCGACCGAAGAGTACCGGCTGCTGGCGCTCTTCCGCTACTGGAACGTCATCAACTACTTCTTCCCCTACAAGCACCTGATCGACAAACCCTGGAACACCGTCCTTACGGAGTTCATTCCGCGCTTCGTGGCGAACACGTCCGAGCTCGACTACCAGATGACGATTGCCGAGATGGTCACCCGCATGCAGGACTCGCACGGGTCGGCCCGGAACCTACAGGCACTCAACGACCACCTCGGCGCATTCGCTCCGGCGGTACGGCTGGTCTCGGCGGGTGGAGAACTAACCGTTGCCGAAGTGACCGACGCGGAGCCCACGAACGCCGGTGGCGTGGCGCGCGGCGATGTGATCGTCTCGATCGATGGCCAGCCGGTTGCCGAGCGACTTGCCCAGTTGAGCAAGTACAGAGCGCTGTCCACGCCACAGTCGGCGTACGCCTACGTGTATCCCGCCATGCTCCGTGGAACGAAGGACACGCAGGTCACGGTGCAGGCACGTGGAATCGACGGACGCGTCCGGGACGTGATGCTCTCGCGCACCATCCCGCTGGCCAGCGTGAGCGGCATGCTGCCGCGCAAGACGCCCATTTACGAGGTCCTGCCGAACGGCTACGGCTACATCGACCTCGCCCGTCTCCCGAATGCGGAAGCGCACAAGGCGCTCGACGCTGTATTGAAGACTCCCGCGATCGTCTTCGACATGCGCGGCTATCCGAATGGCACGGCGTGGCCTCTCGCGCCGCGTCTCAGTTCTCGCACGAACGTCACGGCCGCACTCTTCCGGCGGCCGCTCCAGTCCGCGCTGAACCTCGACAGCTCGGATTTGGGCAGTGGCGCTCCCGACTATGCCTTCGCGCAGAAACTCCCGCCGGCCGCGGGAGCGATCTATCAGGGCAAGGTCGTGATGCTCATCAACGAATTTGCGATCAGCCAGTCCGAGCACACGTGCCTGTTCTTTGAATCAGCGACCGATGTGACCTTCGTTGGCAGCCCCACCAACGGCGCCAATGGCGACGTGACGACGCTCGTCCTGCCCGGTGGCATCTATGTCGGCTTCACCGGCCACGACGTGCGCCACGCAGACGGACGGCAGCTCCAGCGCGTCGGGATCCAGCCCCACATCAAGGCCGACCCCACGCCGAAAGGCATCAGCGAGGGACGCGACGACGTGCTCGAGGCGGCCATCAAGCATCTGGACGGCGTTCTGAGGAAATAG
- a CDS encoding protein kinase domain-containing protein, producing MENPSNREQIRALFLAALERAPDERAAFLRAQNSDDEVRREVASLLAAHADAEAPGGHETGVSDRAAPRAGGAKRLDRSATLQSGAKLGPYVVVSLLGAGAMGEVYRARDTNLRRDVALKILPESLAADRDRLARFTREARTLGVLNHPHIAQVHGFEALGGVRVLVMELVEGQDLAQHLARGPIPAAEALRIARQIADALEAAHVRGIVHRDLKPANIMIREDGTVKVLDFGLAKACLDDLGSATPPADALAAPPTMTTQPLATEVGVLVGTAAYMSPEQARGGAVDKGSDIWAFGCVLYEMLTGARAFHGASAADTLAGVLQRDPAWDRLPDTTPPSIRVLLRRCLRKDRRERLQDAAGVRIEIDDVLHDPNGSARSPATPDQARLDQSSPVGATSRHRWWVAAAAIGACGVALVAYAVVGKRPVEPRRDQPRQATRLTASAGTESPSADLRFELWPERGTSYASSFDVPFALAPDGRSLAYVAVGHDGIKRLWIRRLDATGEPAIEIAGTENANTPFWSPDSAWIGFFNRHDLLKVRPTDRRVRTITTHASAMAGATWNADGVIVFAGGTGGLSRVSAEGGPVAPVTAGEGSHFWPQFIGDGRHFVYAALIPREIRLGSLTGEPSRALMKFPVAPSSLVYARGYLFFGRDSRLFARAFDEATLELVGEPIELLRGIPITQLGRMPFSVSADGPLAVWPYVAGAPATLRWLTETGATASVVETPARYLGLALAPDARRLAVSRRDSNSGADVWIRDLARSTETQLTFDGNGFAPRWSADGGRLVLTTTTTVPPRLLVKSLQRPTPDFELGGSLLPAFASSWCGDGVRIVSVRIDPITRDDLYVDDLRGGRAERLPINSPANEYQALVSPDDRWLAYVTDESGRDEVWVASFPSGQLKRQVSIDGGTSPQWTDGGRELAYISGRSWLTVRSFAGTDIDIALGKPRELFDAATFVETSPLVTPTTNSYVAAVDGRRFLAAVRANDPDVPPIQLIVNWRTLPRDR from the coding sequence ATGGAGAATCCGTCGAACCGGGAGCAGATTCGGGCACTGTTTCTTGCCGCGTTGGAACGCGCACCGGACGAGCGTGCCGCGTTCCTGCGTGCCCAGAACAGCGACGACGAGGTCCGCCGTGAGGTGGCCTCGCTGCTGGCCGCGCACGCAGATGCCGAAGCCCCCGGCGGTCACGAGACTGGCGTGTCAGATCGGGCGGCCCCCCGGGCGGGCGGGGCGAAGCGTCTGGATCGGTCTGCGACCCTGCAGTCCGGCGCCAAGCTCGGTCCGTATGTCGTCGTGTCCTTACTGGGGGCGGGCGCGATGGGAGAGGTCTATCGCGCGCGCGACACGAATCTCCGTCGCGATGTGGCGCTGAAGATCCTGCCCGAGTCACTCGCCGCCGATCGTGACCGCCTGGCGCGCTTCACCCGCGAGGCGCGGACGCTGGGCGTGCTCAATCATCCGCACATCGCCCAGGTGCACGGCTTCGAGGCGCTCGGCGGTGTGCGGGTGCTGGTCATGGAACTGGTGGAGGGCCAGGACCTCGCGCAGCACCTCGCGCGTGGGCCGATCCCGGCAGCGGAGGCGTTACGGATCGCGCGGCAGATCGCCGACGCGCTCGAGGCGGCGCACGTACGTGGCATCGTCCACCGGGATCTCAAGCCCGCCAACATCATGATCCGCGAGGACGGCACGGTGAAGGTCCTCGACTTCGGGCTGGCCAAGGCTTGCCTGGACGACCTCGGGTCGGCCACGCCGCCTGCTGATGCCCTGGCCGCGCCCCCGACGATGACGACGCAGCCACTCGCCACCGAGGTCGGCGTCCTCGTCGGCACGGCCGCCTACATGTCGCCCGAGCAGGCCCGGGGCGGAGCCGTCGACAAAGGCAGTGACATCTGGGCGTTCGGCTGCGTGCTGTACGAGATGCTTACCGGCGCGCGCGCCTTTCACGGCGCGAGTGCCGCCGACACGTTGGCCGGCGTGCTGCAGCGGGACCCCGCGTGGGATCGACTCCCCGACACCACGCCCCCTTCTATCCGGGTGCTGCTGCGACGGTGTTTGCGCAAGGACAGGCGTGAGCGATTGCAGGACGCCGCAGGCGTGCGCATCGAGATCGACGACGTGCTGCACGACCCGAACGGTAGCGCGCGGAGCCCTGCAACCCCGGATCAGGCACGTCTCGACCAGTCGTCGCCCGTTGGAGCAACGAGCCGCCACCGCTGGTGGGTCGCTGCTGCGGCAATCGGCGCGTGCGGCGTTGCACTCGTTGCGTACGCGGTCGTCGGCAAGCGGCCCGTTGAGCCGCGCCGGGACCAACCGCGCCAGGCAACGCGGTTGACCGCGTCTGCGGGCACCGAGTCACCGTCGGCCGATCTCCGCTTCGAGCTGTGGCCGGAGCGGGGAACGTCGTACGCCTCCAGCTTCGATGTGCCATTCGCACTCGCGCCAGACGGCCGCAGCCTCGCGTACGTCGCGGTTGGTCACGACGGCATCAAACGGCTGTGGATTCGGAGGCTCGATGCGACTGGCGAACCAGCGATCGAGATCGCCGGCACCGAGAACGCCAACACCCCGTTCTGGTCGCCCGACAGTGCGTGGATCGGCTTCTTCAATCGCCATGACCTCCTCAAGGTGCGCCCGACGGATCGGCGCGTCCGCACCATTACGACGCATGCCTCGGCGATGGCCGGCGCGACCTGGAACGCCGATGGCGTCATCGTGTTCGCTGGCGGAACGGGCGGACTGTCCCGGGTGTCTGCCGAGGGTGGTCCCGTCGCTCCTGTGACCGCGGGCGAGGGCAGCCACTTCTGGCCGCAGTTCATCGGTGACGGCAGGCACTTTGTCTACGCGGCCTTGATCCCCCGCGAGATTCGCCTCGGCTCGCTCACCGGAGAACCATCCCGTGCGCTGATGAAGTTTCCCGTCGCCCCCTCGTCGCTCGTGTACGCGCGCGGCTATCTCTTTTTCGGGAGGGACTCGAGGCTGTTCGCGCGCGCGTTTGATGAAGCCACGCTTGAACTTGTCGGCGAACCGATCGAGCTGCTGAGGGGCATTCCAATCACGCAGCTCGGCCGCATGCCGTTCTCGGTGTCGGCGGACGGACCGCTTGCCGTGTGGCCGTACGTTGCTGGCGCGCCGGCCACATTACGGTGGCTCACGGAGACGGGCGCCACGGCGTCGGTTGTGGAGACACCCGCGAGGTACTTGGGGCTGGCGCTGGCACCCGACGCCAGGCGGCTCGCCGTCTCACGACGCGACAGCAATAGCGGGGCCGACGTCTGGATCCGGGATCTCGCCCGATCGACGGAGACGCAGCTGACGTTCGACGGAAACGGCTTCGCACCACGATGGTCCGCCGACGGCGGCCGTCTCGTCCTCACCACGACCACGACGGTGCCTCCCAGACTGCTGGTCAAGAGCCTGCAGCGACCAACTCCCGACTTCGAGCTCGGCGGCTCGCTGCTGCCGGCGTTTGCGTCGAGCTGGTGCGGCGATGGCGTGCGGATCGTGAGCGTTCGTATCGATCCGATTACACGCGATGACCTCTATGTCGACGATCTGCGGGGCGGTCGGGCTGAGCGGCTACCGATCAATTCCCCGGCTAACGAGTATCAAGCCCTCGTCTCTCCTGACGATCGCTGGCTCGCCTATGTCACGGACGAATCAGGCCGCGATGAAGTGTGGGTCGCGAGCTTCCCATCAGGACAGCTGAAGCGACAGGTCTCGATCGACGGGGGCACCTCACCGCAGTGGACCGACGGCGGCCGTGAACTCGCGTACATTTCCGGGCGCAGCTGGCTGACTGTCCGGTCCTTCGCCGGTACAGACATCGACATCGCGCTTGGCAAGCCGCGCGAGCTTTTCGATGCCGCCACATTCGTCGAGACGAGCCCCCTGGTCACGCCCACGACCAATTCGTACGTAGCCGCCGTCGATGGCCGGCGATTTCTTGCCGCGGTTCGCGCCAACGATCCGGACGTCCCCCCGATCCAGCTGATTGTGAACTGGCGCACGCTGCCGCGCGACCGCTGA
- a CDS encoding xanthine dehydrogenase family protein molybdopterin-binding subunit: MATTLKDQGLDRRAFLQISAVAGGGLLIGLSTPHVAAQGRPGGPGASAESLAPNTYITVHPDNTFTLIAKNPETGQGIRTALPQVIADEFDVDWAQVKIQQADLDPKYGAQFEGGSRAIPSNYQNMRLVGAGGRLVMLAAAAQQWGVPTSELTTKAGVVTHTASKRTATYASLSALAATLPVPEKAAIEAGLKHPRDFTIIGKRIRGVDNLDIVTGRPVFSIDVAFPNMLHAVLVKCDVFGGKAISANLDEIKKLPGIRHAFIVEPATGQGNNSLASGVAIVADSWWLAHDARSSLKVTWDEGAVATQSSTGYLAQARELAARAATAPLPAPTPAPAPGERPTGPPRAVIGDVDAAFRAAAKTIEAEYFFPLLSHAPLEPQNSTAHFHDGKLEIWSPSQIPSKQHPALGAGIPPENVTFHLVRAGGGFGRRLVSEYDVEVARIARTVTEERAAAGQPSVPVKLLWSREDDLAHDQYRPTGFHFFKAGLDASGKLIAYRDFVASTNSVVPANEFPRGFVENVLITSDNVTPFGIPVGALRAPPTNGISFVKQGFIDEVAVAAGKDPLQYRVDLLNNPVGAGATGGFNPVRARGVLEAVRAMSEWDRRGSLPKGTGKGVAFQFAHAGYVAYVVEVSVDAQKAIKVNRVWCAVDIGRQIVNPSHSENLVQGGFIEGMSHLMSWAITIEKGRVVQKNLHQYQPARMPHAPASIEIKFLETDFDPTGLGEPSLPPAVPAITNAIFAATGVRIRSLPLEEQGYRWT; this comes from the coding sequence ATGGCGACAACCCTGAAGGATCAGGGCCTCGATCGGCGGGCGTTCCTGCAGATCTCGGCGGTGGCCGGCGGCGGACTGCTCATCGGCCTCTCTACGCCACACGTCGCCGCGCAGGGGCGCCCGGGTGGCCCCGGCGCGTCCGCGGAGTCGCTTGCGCCGAACACCTACATCACGGTGCACCCCGACAACACGTTCACCCTCATCGCGAAGAACCCGGAGACCGGGCAGGGCATCAGGACCGCGCTGCCGCAGGTCATCGCCGACGAGTTCGACGTGGACTGGGCGCAGGTCAAGATCCAGCAGGCCGACCTCGACCCGAAGTACGGCGCGCAGTTCGAGGGGGGCAGCCGCGCGATTCCCTCGAACTACCAGAACATGCGGCTGGTGGGCGCGGGCGGCCGGCTCGTGATGCTGGCTGCGGCCGCGCAGCAGTGGGGCGTCCCGACGAGCGAGTTGACGACCAAGGCTGGCGTCGTCACGCACACGGCGAGCAAGCGCACCGCAACCTACGCCTCGCTGTCGGCCCTGGCGGCGACCCTGCCCGTGCCGGAGAAGGCCGCCATCGAGGCCGGGCTCAAGCACCCGCGCGATTTCACGATCATCGGCAAGCGAATCCGCGGCGTCGACAACCTGGACATCGTGACGGGCCGTCCGGTGTTCAGCATCGACGTGGCGTTCCCCAACATGCTGCACGCGGTGCTGGTAAAGTGCGATGTGTTCGGTGGGAAGGCCATCAGCGCCAACCTGGACGAGATCAAGAAGCTGCCCGGCATCCGGCATGCCTTCATCGTCGAGCCTGCGACCGGACAGGGCAACAACTCGCTCGCCTCGGGCGTGGCGATCGTTGCCGACAGCTGGTGGCTGGCCCACGACGCGCGCAGCTCGCTGAAGGTCACCTGGGACGAAGGTGCGGTGGCGACGCAGAGCAGCACCGGCTACCTGGCGCAGGCGCGTGAACTGGCCGCGCGTGCAGCGACGGCCCCGCTACCCGCGCCGACTCCGGCACCGGCTCCGGGCGAGCGGCCGACCGGACCACCCCGCGCCGTGATCGGCGATGTCGACGCGGCTTTCCGCGCTGCGGCGAAGACCATCGAAGCCGAGTACTTCTTCCCGCTGCTCTCGCACGCGCCACTCGAACCGCAGAACTCCACCGCCCACTTCCACGACGGGAAACTCGAGATCTGGTCGCCGAGCCAGATTCCGTCCAAGCAGCATCCGGCGCTCGGCGCCGGCATTCCGCCTGAGAACGTCACGTTCCACCTCGTGCGGGCCGGTGGCGGCTTCGGCCGTCGTCTCGTCAGCGAGTACGACGTCGAGGTGGCACGGATTGCGCGCACCGTCACCGAGGAGCGCGCCGCCGCGGGGCAGCCCAGCGTCCCGGTCAAGCTGCTCTGGTCGCGCGAGGACGATCTGGCGCACGATCAGTATCGCCCCACGGGTTTCCACTTCTTCAAGGCGGGCCTGGACGCGAGCGGCAAGTTGATCGCCTACCGCGATTTCGTCGCCAGCACGAACTCCGTCGTGCCGGCCAACGAGTTCCCGCGGGGCTTCGTCGAGAACGTGCTGATCACGTCCGATAACGTGACACCGTTCGGCATTCCCGTCGGTGCATTGCGCGCGCCGCCCACCAACGGCATCTCGTTCGTGAAGCAGGGCTTCATCGACGAGGTCGCCGTGGCCGCCGGCAAGGATCCGCTGCAGTACCGGGTCGACCTGCTGAACAACCCGGTCGGCGCCGGCGCCACGGGCGGATTCAATCCGGTGCGCGCGCGCGGCGTGCTCGAGGCCGTGCGTGCGATGTCGGAGTGGGACCGCCGCGGGTCGCTCCCGAAGGGCACCGGCAAGGGCGTGGCGTTCCAGTTCGCGCACGCCGGCTACGTGGCGTACGTCGTGGAGGTCTCGGTCGACGCGCAGAAGGCGATCAAGGTCAATCGCGTGTGGTGTGCCGTCGACATCGGCCGGCAGATCGTCAACCCGAGCCACTCGGAGAATCTTGTCCAGGGTGGCTTCATCGAAGGCATGAGCCATCTGATGTCGTGGGCGATCACGATCGAGAAGGGACGTGTGGTCCAGAAAAACCTCCACCAGTACCAGCCGGCGCGCATGCCGCACGCCCCGGCCAGCATCGAGATCAAGTTCCTCGAGACCGACTTCGATCCGACCGGGCTCGGAGAGCCGTCGCTGCCTCCGGCCGTTCCCGCGATCACCAACGCCATCTTCGCGGCGACTGGTGTGCGCATCCGGTCGTTGCCGCTGGAGGAGCAGGGCTACCGCTGGACGTAA
- a CDS encoding (2Fe-2S)-binding protein, whose translation MKYSVLVNGEPRAVDVPERMPLLWVLRDSLDLKGTKFGCGAAQCGACTVLLDGQPIRSCITPISAVGKAAVTTIESLPRDGSHPLQRAWLDLDVPQCGYCQAGQLMAASALLKATPNPTDAQIDAAMSGNVCRCGTYMRIKQAIKSAAGAGGRA comes from the coding sequence GTGAAATACTCAGTCCTCGTCAACGGGGAGCCGCGTGCGGTCGACGTGCCCGAGCGGATGCCCCTGCTCTGGGTGCTTCGGGACTCCTTGGACCTGAAGGGCACCAAGTTCGGCTGCGGTGCGGCGCAGTGCGGCGCCTGCACGGTGCTGCTCGACGGCCAGCCCATTCGCTCGTGCATCACGCCGATCTCCGCGGTTGGCAAGGCCGCGGTCACCACCATCGAGAGCTTGCCGCGCGACGGATCGCATCCGCTGCAGCGCGCCTGGCTGGACCTCGACGTGCCGCAGTGCGGCTATTGCCAGGCGGGTCAGCTCATGGCCGCGTCGGCGCTGCTCAAGGCCACGCCGAACCCGACCGACGCGCAGATCGACGCGGCGATGAGCGGCAACGTCTGCCGCTGCGGTACCTACATGCGCATCAAGCAGGCGATCAAGTCGGCGGCCGGCGCCGGGGGGAGGGCCTAG
- a CDS encoding ECF-type sigma factor produces MTQPPDVTGLLVAWSNGDGDANDRVTEAVYAELRALAGGCLRRECPDHSLGAVGARARDSRPPGVAPITVKRDWALARACLFRERRGEA; encoded by the coding sequence ATGACCCAGCCGCCGGATGTGACGGGCCTGCTCGTTGCGTGGAGCAACGGGGACGGGGATGCCAACGACCGCGTGACTGAAGCGGTCTACGCAGAGTTGCGTGCACTGGCGGGAGGCTGCCTGAGGCGGGAGTGTCCCGACCATTCACTGGGCGCCGTCGGCGCTCGTGCGCGAGATAGCCGTCCTCCCGGCGTGGCGCCGATCACGGTGAAGCGGGACTGGGCGCTGGCGAGAGCCTGTCTGTTCCGCGAGCGTCGTGGCGAGGCCTGA